A stretch of the Streptomyces sp. NBC_01428 genome encodes the following:
- a CDS encoding SAV2148 family HEPN domain-containing protein, which yields MGSGGLELPPGDEGHEGNSTDVPPGAVSLARPMEMGSIGPELDWGADAWREVRTRAQRAGRAYIWLNLVEQRLRAVVAAVLRPIYEPVHGDDWVVAAAGPAGQEWVQRAVAVREVSRRKGYLLDPADDNVLSFLTLPQLRELMVQHWPCFEPYFDERRDVELALDELEVTRNVVSRNRALSEAVLGQAERAAGKLLEILGAGSDVPSARRLPVDAVEELVGDRYADVVGVHSDRVRLLRQFPAEDLFGDARRLDAIGIGLNLLVQNFSGRRLVRLAESGCRVRLLFLNPASSAVKRRERELGIKRGELSRAVEMNILHMRRVRSKLRDPDAFEIQVFDETPRFTAYLVDGDGSDGIAVVQSYLRRTRGMEAPVLVLRGGSRTVKPDDKGEEGLFPTYREEFEVAWADSRPVS from the coding sequence GTGGGCTCGGGAGGGCTGGAGCTGCCTCCTGGTGACGAGGGTCACGAGGGGAACTCCACAGATGTCCCACCCGGCGCGGTGTCCCTGGCACGGCCGATGGAGATGGGATCCATTGGACCGGAACTGGACTGGGGGGCCGACGCCTGGCGCGAGGTGCGCACCCGCGCGCAGCGGGCCGGCCGCGCCTACATCTGGCTGAACCTGGTCGAACAGCGGCTGCGCGCGGTCGTGGCCGCCGTCCTGCGCCCCATCTACGAACCCGTCCACGGCGACGACTGGGTGGTCGCCGCCGCGGGACCGGCCGGACAGGAATGGGTGCAGCGCGCGGTCGCGGTACGCGAAGTCAGCCGCCGCAAGGGGTACTTGCTCGATCCGGCCGACGACAACGTGCTGAGCTTCCTCACCCTGCCGCAGCTGCGCGAGCTGATGGTGCAGCACTGGCCCTGCTTCGAGCCGTACTTCGACGAGCGCCGCGACGTCGAACTCGCCCTGGACGAACTGGAAGTGACCCGGAACGTCGTCTCGCGCAACCGCGCCCTGTCCGAGGCGGTCCTCGGCCAGGCGGAGCGGGCCGCGGGGAAGCTCCTGGAGATCCTCGGCGCCGGAAGCGACGTGCCCTCCGCGCGCCGGCTGCCCGTCGACGCCGTCGAGGAGCTCGTCGGCGACCGGTACGCGGACGTCGTCGGGGTGCACTCCGACCGCGTGCGGCTGCTGCGCCAGTTCCCCGCCGAGGACCTCTTCGGGGACGCCCGCCGGCTCGACGCGATCGGCATCGGCCTCAACCTGCTGGTGCAGAACTTCTCCGGACGCCGGCTCGTCCGCCTCGCCGAGTCCGGCTGCCGGGTCCGGCTGCTGTTCCTGAACCCCGCCTCCAGCGCCGTCAAACGGCGCGAGCGTGAACTCGGCATCAAACGTGGCGAGTTGAGCCGCGCCGTCGAGATGAACATCCTGCACATGCGGCGGGTGCGGTCCAAGCTGCGGGACCCGGACGCCTTCGAGATCCAGGTCTTCGACGAGACCCCCCGCTTCACCGCCTACCTGGTGGACGGGGACGGCTCGGACGGCATCGCGGTCGTGCAGTCGTACCTGCGCCGCACGCGCGGCATGGAGGCGCCGGTGCTCGTGCTGAGAGGCGGCAGCCGTACGGTCAAACCGGACGACAAGGGCGAAGAGGGTCTTTTCCCGACCTATCGCGAGGAGTTCGAGGTGGCTTGGGCGGATTCACGGCCCGTGTCCTGA
- a CDS encoding copper amine oxidase, translating into MRVNRNSRVRSRAAAGLSVLALAAGATTAAGPAVAQPKAAPAPAPDCSAAYRIEQKLATGTTWRMCWHYESEAGLVLEDISYQPPGEAAPIKVLSTAKLAQIDVPYDDGSVEYSDLTGAGFGQGLMDMAPTECPGGTIKTVKVPEAWDPQHANVKGLCTTTRSRGHAYRMQADTGNKVFQKQGKDLLVYTVNKVGWYEYITEWRFQDDGTLNMNVGATGSLSPGDYDAGDGRGWPLGKGAKDYATSHSHNVFWRLNFGLDGSSKAKVEQYDSTVSPPAHGAEAPSKKTTLTKVTKELAGDAKNSRWWRVVSNSGKNKDNHARSYELIPGATTKYLGRTFTQHDVYFTEYNKCEQFASDNLRNCGAGHGKSVDKWVGGQTLTHPVVWVNVGFHHIARDEDQQPMPVHWQGFSIAPRDVTAMNPLTPPELADQNGQAQPR; encoded by the coding sequence ATGCGCGTCAACAGAAACAGTCGTGTCCGCAGCCGGGCGGCGGCGGGCCTCTCGGTGCTCGCCCTGGCCGCCGGCGCCACGACGGCGGCGGGACCGGCCGTCGCCCAGCCCAAGGCCGCACCCGCTCCGGCCCCCGACTGCAGCGCCGCCTACCGCATCGAGCAGAAGCTCGCCACCGGCACCACCTGGCGGATGTGCTGGCACTACGAGAGCGAGGCCGGACTGGTCCTGGAGGACATCTCCTACCAGCCCCCCGGCGAGGCCGCCCCGATCAAGGTCCTCAGCACCGCGAAGCTCGCCCAGATCGACGTCCCCTACGACGACGGCTCCGTCGAGTACAGCGACCTGACGGGCGCGGGGTTCGGCCAGGGCCTGATGGACATGGCCCCCACCGAGTGCCCCGGCGGCACCATCAAGACGGTCAAGGTCCCCGAGGCCTGGGACCCGCAGCACGCGAACGTCAAGGGCCTGTGCACCACGACCCGTTCACGCGGCCACGCCTACCGGATGCAGGCCGACACCGGCAACAAGGTCTTCCAGAAGCAGGGCAAGGACCTGCTCGTCTACACCGTCAACAAGGTCGGCTGGTACGAGTACATCACCGAGTGGCGCTTCCAGGACGACGGCACCCTCAACATGAACGTCGGCGCCACCGGCAGTCTCTCGCCCGGTGACTACGACGCGGGCGACGGCCGCGGCTGGCCGCTCGGCAAGGGCGCCAAGGACTACGCCACCAGCCACAGCCACAACGTCTTCTGGCGGCTCAACTTCGGCCTCGACGGCTCGTCCAAGGCCAAGGTCGAGCAGTACGACTCGACGGTCAGTCCGCCCGCGCACGGTGCCGAGGCGCCCAGCAAGAAGACCACGCTCACCAAGGTCACCAAGGAACTGGCGGGCGACGCCAAGAACTCGCGCTGGTGGCGGGTCGTCAGCAACTCCGGCAAGAACAAGGACAACCACGCCCGCTCCTACGAGCTGATCCCGGGCGCGACCACCAAGTACCTCGGCCGCACCTTCACCCAGCACGACGTCTACTTCACCGAGTACAACAAGTGCGAGCAGTTCGCCAGCGACAACCTGCGCAACTGCGGTGCCGGACACGGCAAGTCCGTCGACAAGTGGGTCGGCGGACAGACCCTCACGCACCCCGTGGTCTGGGTCAACGTGGGCTTCCACCACATCGCCCGTGACGAGGACCAGCAGCCCATGCCGGTCCACTGGCAGGGCTTCTCCATCGCCCCGCGCGACGTCACCGCTATGAATCCGCTCACTCCGCCGGAGCTGGCGGACCAGAACGGGCAAGCGCAACCGCGGTAG
- a CDS encoding Tat pathway signal sequence domain protein, producing MRRTVHRHLGKVVAGAAIAVAGTAVMIGITLPGSAGADDTGGGKGGGGTAEQLAAQGQAPDGAVRPGVVEQAPAQGEKGTGRDPLTDDEMKRVERIAVSRQLFDSSENVEGARGPQRLGIDLTEPETSELDDPNAPRRADVSFYDYKDDTLVTRTVNLDTGKVEHTGVQHDVQPPISRAEMTEATDLLIADPLGAGLKADYKDATGKALTSSGQLVLNSMVYRATPGAQPAVLDACGVHRCVRLFPKVKNGPWIDSRDLVIDLSARKVGRLG from the coding sequence GTGCGCAGGACAGTGCACCGCCATCTGGGCAAGGTGGTGGCGGGCGCGGCCATCGCGGTGGCCGGAACGGCCGTGATGATCGGCATCACTCTTCCGGGGTCGGCGGGGGCCGACGACACCGGCGGGGGCAAAGGAGGCGGGGGAACCGCCGAGCAGCTCGCGGCTCAGGGACAGGCACCGGACGGCGCGGTGCGGCCCGGTGTCGTCGAGCAGGCGCCGGCCCAGGGGGAGAAGGGCACCGGACGTGACCCGCTGACCGACGACGAGATGAAGCGCGTCGAGCGCATCGCGGTCAGCCGGCAGCTCTTCGACTCCAGCGAGAACGTCGAGGGCGCGCGCGGACCGCAGCGCCTCGGCATCGACCTCACCGAACCCGAGACGTCCGAACTGGACGACCCGAACGCGCCGCGCCGCGCCGACGTCTCGTTCTACGACTACAAGGACGACACGCTCGTCACCCGGACCGTCAACCTCGACACCGGCAAGGTCGAGCACACGGGCGTCCAGCACGACGTGCAGCCGCCGATCAGCCGGGCCGAGATGACCGAGGCCACCGACCTGCTGATCGCCGACCCGCTCGGCGCCGGTCTGAAGGCCGACTACAAGGACGCGACCGGCAAGGCACTGACCTCGTCCGGACAGCTCGTCCTGAACAGCATGGTCTACCGCGCCACGCCCGGCGCGCAGCCCGCCGTCCTGGACGCCTGCGGCGTGCACCGGTGCGTGCGGCTCTTCCCGAAGGTCAAGAACGGGCCCTGGATCGACAGCCGTGACCTGGTGATCGACCTGAGCGCCCGCAAGGTCGGCAGGCTCGGCTGA
- the glgX gene encoding glycogen debranching protein GlgX, with the protein MQVWPGEAYPLGATYDGAGTNFAVFSEAADRIELCLLDDDGSETAVELRETDAFVRHAYLPGVMPGQRYGFRVHGRYAPESGRRANSAKLLLDPYAKAISGAIKWGEEVYSYPFGSPDKRNDLDSAPHMMTSVVVNPYFDWGDDRRPRTEYHHTVLYEAHVKGLTMRHPALPDELRGTYAALAHPAIIEHLTELGVTALELMPVHQFVNDHRLVDMGLNNYWGYNTIGFFAPHNAYASWGDRGQQVLEFKSAVRALHEANIEVILDVVYNHTAEGNHLGPTLSFRGLDNASYYRLADDPRYYMDTTGTGNSLLMRSPHVLQLIMDSLRYWVTEMHVDGFRFDLAATLARQFHEVDRLSSFFDLVQQDPVVSQVKLIAEPWDVGEGGYQVGNFPPLWTEWNGKYRDTVRDMWRGEPRTLAEFAGRLTGSSDLYQDDGRRPLASINFVTCHDGFTLNDLVSYNDKHNDANGEENRDGESHNRSWNCGAEGETDDEGVLALRGRQRRNFIATLMLSQGVPMLSHGDEFARSQGGNNNAYCQDSELAWVPWPEEDCELLDFTRAMVWLRRDHPVFRRRRFFHGRPVQGTHDELSDIAWFTPEGQEMTEHDWGSATARALSVFLNGNAISEPGPRGERIADDSFLLLFNASPKSLDFVVPVDHGRQWQVVVDTSLPGGIAPGAGAKVDAGDRLTLVDRSMTVLQRPA; encoded by the coding sequence ATGCAGGTCTGGCCTGGTGAGGCATATCCACTCGGTGCCACGTACGACGGTGCCGGTACCAATTTCGCGGTCTTCTCGGAGGCCGCCGACCGTATTGAGCTGTGTCTGCTGGACGACGACGGCTCGGAGACGGCCGTGGAACTGCGCGAGACGGACGCGTTCGTCCGGCACGCCTACCTGCCCGGCGTCATGCCCGGGCAGCGGTACGGCTTCCGGGTGCACGGGCGGTACGCGCCCGAGAGCGGCCGGCGCGCCAATTCCGCGAAGCTGCTGCTCGATCCGTACGCGAAGGCGATCTCCGGCGCCATCAAGTGGGGCGAGGAGGTGTACAGCTATCCGTTCGGGTCGCCCGACAAGCGCAACGACCTGGACTCCGCCCCCCACATGATGACGTCCGTCGTGGTGAATCCGTACTTCGACTGGGGCGACGACCGGCGCCCCCGTACGGAGTACCACCACACCGTGCTCTACGAGGCCCACGTCAAGGGCCTCACGATGCGCCATCCGGCGCTTCCCGACGAACTGCGCGGCACGTACGCGGCCCTCGCCCATCCGGCGATCATCGAACACCTGACGGAACTGGGCGTCACGGCACTGGAGCTGATGCCCGTACACCAGTTCGTGAACGACCACCGTCTGGTCGACATGGGCCTCAACAACTACTGGGGCTACAACACCATCGGCTTCTTCGCCCCGCACAACGCGTACGCCTCCTGGGGCGACCGCGGCCAGCAGGTCCTGGAGTTCAAATCGGCCGTCCGGGCCCTGCACGAGGCGAACATCGAGGTCATCCTCGACGTGGTCTACAACCACACGGCCGAGGGCAACCACCTGGGCCCCACGCTGTCCTTCCGGGGCCTCGACAACGCCTCGTACTACCGGCTGGCGGACGACCCCCGCTACTACATGGACACCACGGGCACCGGCAACTCGCTGCTCATGCGCTCCCCGCACGTGCTCCAGCTCATCATGGACTCGCTGCGCTACTGGGTCACCGAGATGCACGTGGACGGCTTCCGCTTCGACCTGGCGGCCACCCTGGCCCGCCAGTTCCACGAGGTGGACCGGCTGTCGTCGTTCTTCGACCTCGTCCAGCAGGACCCGGTGGTCTCCCAGGTGAAACTGATCGCCGAGCCCTGGGACGTCGGCGAGGGCGGCTACCAGGTCGGCAATTTCCCGCCCCTGTGGACCGAGTGGAACGGCAAGTACCGCGACACCGTGCGGGACATGTGGCGGGGTGAGCCGCGCACGCTCGCCGAGTTCGCCGGGCGGCTGACCGGCTCCTCCGACCTCTACCAGGACGACGGACGGCGGCCCCTCGCCTCCATCAACTTCGTCACCTGCCACGACGGCTTCACCCTGAACGACCTCGTCTCGTACAACGACAAGCACAACGACGCCAACGGGGAGGAGAACCGCGACGGCGAGAGCCACAACCGTTCGTGGAACTGCGGCGCCGAGGGCGAGACGGACGACGAGGGCGTCCTGGCGCTGCGCGGCCGGCAGCGGCGCAACTTCATCGCCACGCTGATGCTCTCCCAGGGCGTGCCGATGCTGAGCCACGGCGACGAGTTCGCGCGCTCCCAGGGCGGCAACAACAACGCGTACTGCCAGGACAGCGAGCTGGCCTGGGTGCCGTGGCCGGAGGAGGACTGCGAACTCCTCGACTTCACGCGCGCGATGGTGTGGCTGCGCCGCGACCACCCGGTCTTCCGGCGGCGGCGCTTCTTCCACGGACGGCCCGTCCAGGGGACCCACGACGAGCTGTCCGACATCGCGTGGTTCACCCCCGAGGGCCAGGAGATGACCGAGCACGACTGGGGCTCCGCGACGGCCCGGGCGCTGTCGGTCTTCCTCAACGGCAACGCGATCTCCGAGCCGGGCCCGCGCGGGGAGCGCATCGCCGACGACTCCTTCCTGCTGCTGTTCAACGCCTCGCCGAAGTCCCTGGACTTCGTGGTGCCGGTCGACCACGGCCGGCAGTGGCAGGTCGTCGTCGACACCTCCCTCCCGGGGGGCATCGCCCCGGGGGCGGGCGCGAAGGTCGACGCCGGGGACCGGCTGACCCTCGTCGACCGGAGCATGACGGTGCTTCAGCGGCCCGCCTAG
- the treY gene encoding malto-oligosyltrehalose synthase has product MTPERPEPTLADSVVPGPVPPVVPTSTYRLQLQPEFPFARAEAAVPYLASLGVSHLHLSPVLEAVPGSTHGYDVVDHARVRAELGGEEGLRSLARTAREHGLGLVVDIVPNHMAMAPRHNRALWEVLREGPESPYARWFDIDWEAQGGRLLLPVLGDRLGAEIGHLKVDGDILRYYDHVFPLRAGTEKLPMPQLLDAQWYRPAWWRLARTELNYRRFFSISELIGVRVEDPEVFTATHAKILELLDEGVVDGLRIDHPDGLADPDAYLRRLHEATGGRWTVVEKILADGEPLPAAWPVAGTTGYDALHQVDGLFADPAGASQLLGRYRRFAAPQADRGGHWETTVRRAAYKVVTHELATEVDRLTRVVSRLCAASPDPTLRDHAPWALGAALRELLVRMEVYRPYPSTDASLVVTERAADEARAAFTVPEEAHAVDVVRDLVLGRGGDGPERAEFRARFAQTSSALRAKSVEDTAFYRYVPLLSANEVGGDPGRPAVSPEDFHAYCARVQRDWPVAGTVLSTHDTKRSADVRAAVSVLSQCPDRWSDVLEEVSGEGAGMPDPQVAWAAWQTVFGLGPAEEAVTGDGDAAGSAAAYEARVQDALLKHVREAGTHTAWTERDPGYEDAVAAFVAAGPCGPPGRRVAAFRASLAPHVRANVLGAALVHLTMPGVPDVYQGTEGEYRALVDPDNRGAFAPRDTSAEKVALTVAALRLRARRPDVFGDAATYAPLSAEGPAAGHCLAFVRSGDVITAVTRLSLRLAEAGGWGDTRLALPEGRWADVLSPDAPERVFTGHARVADLFGRSPAVLLERVGAAGPAGSAASG; this is encoded by the coding sequence ATGACACCTGAGCGTCCCGAACCGACGTTGGCGGACTCGGTGGTCCCCGGCCCGGTGCCCCCCGTCGTCCCCACCTCCACCTACCGGCTCCAGCTCCAGCCGGAGTTCCCCTTCGCGAGGGCGGAGGCGGCCGTGCCGTACCTGGCCTCGCTCGGCGTCTCCCATCTGCACCTGTCGCCGGTCCTGGAGGCGGTGCCGGGCTCGACGCACGGCTACGACGTCGTGGACCACGCGCGCGTGCGGGCCGAACTGGGCGGCGAGGAGGGCCTGCGCTCGCTGGCCCGCACCGCGCGGGAGCACGGTCTCGGCCTCGTCGTCGACATCGTGCCGAACCACATGGCGATGGCCCCGCGCCACAACCGCGCCCTGTGGGAGGTGCTGCGCGAGGGCCCGGAGTCGCCGTACGCGCGGTGGTTCGACATCGACTGGGAGGCCCAGGGCGGGCGGCTGCTGCTGCCGGTGCTCGGGGACCGGCTCGGTGCCGAGATCGGGCACCTGAAGGTCGACGGCGACATACTGCGCTACTACGACCACGTGTTCCCGCTGCGCGCGGGCACCGAGAAGCTGCCGATGCCGCAGCTCCTGGACGCCCAGTGGTACCGCCCGGCGTGGTGGCGGCTGGCCCGCACCGAGCTGAACTACCGCCGCTTCTTCAGCATCTCGGAGCTGATCGGGGTGCGGGTCGAGGATCCCGAGGTGTTCACGGCCACCCACGCGAAGATCCTGGAGCTGCTCGACGAGGGGGTGGTCGACGGGCTGCGCATCGACCACCCGGACGGCCTCGCGGACCCGGACGCGTATCTGCGCCGGCTGCACGAGGCGACCGGCGGGCGGTGGACGGTGGTGGAGAAGATCCTCGCGGACGGCGAGCCCCTGCCGGCCGCGTGGCCCGTGGCGGGCACCACCGGGTACGACGCGCTGCACCAGGTCGACGGCCTGTTCGCCGATCCGGCGGGCGCGAGCCAGTTGCTCGGCCGCTACCGGCGCTTCGCGGCGCCGCAGGCGGACCGGGGCGGCCACTGGGAGACGACGGTGCGGCGGGCCGCGTACAAGGTGGTCACGCACGAACTGGCCACGGAGGTCGACCGCCTCACGCGCGTGGTGAGCCGGCTGTGCGCCGCCTCCCCCGACCCCACCCTGCGCGACCATGCCCCCTGGGCGCTGGGCGCCGCGCTCCGCGAGCTGCTGGTCCGTATGGAGGTGTACCGGCCGTACCCGTCCACGGACGCCTCCCTGGTGGTGACCGAGCGGGCCGCCGACGAGGCCAGGGCCGCGTTCACGGTGCCGGAGGAGGCGCACGCCGTGGACGTCGTCCGGGACCTGGTGCTCGGCCGGGGCGGCGACGGGCCGGAGCGGGCCGAGTTCCGGGCCCGGTTCGCGCAGACGTCGTCGGCGCTGCGGGCCAAGTCCGTGGAGGACACGGCGTTCTACCGCTATGTGCCGCTGCTGTCGGCGAACGAGGTGGGCGGGGATCCGGGCAGGCCCGCGGTGTCCCCGGAGGACTTCCACGCCTACTGCGCTCGCGTCCAGCGCGACTGGCCCGTCGCCGGGACCGTTCTGTCGACCCACGACACGAAACGCAGTGCCGACGTGCGCGCCGCCGTCTCGGTCCTCTCCCAGTGCCCGGACCGCTGGTCCGACGTCCTGGAGGAGGTGTCCGGCGAGGGTGCGGGGATGCCGGACCCCCAGGTGGCGTGGGCGGCGTGGCAGACGGTGTTCGGCCTCGGCCCGGCGGAGGAGGCGGTCACCGGCGACGGCGACGCGGCCGGATCCGCCGCGGCCTACGAGGCACGGGTCCAGGACGCGCTGCTGAAGCACGTCCGGGAGGCCGGCACGCACACCGCCTGGACGGAGCGGGACCCCGGCTACGAGGACGCGGTGGCGGCGTTCGTGGCCGCGGGGCCGTGCGGGCCTCCCGGGCGGCGCGTGGCCGCCTTCCGCGCCTCACTGGCGCCGCACGTCCGGGCGAACGTCCTCGGGGCCGCTCTGGTCCATCTGACGATGCCCGGGGTGCCGGACGTGTACCAGGGGACGGAGGGCGAGTACCGGGCGCTGGTCGACCCGGACAACCGGGGGGCGTTCGCCCCCCGGGACACCTCCGCGGAGAAGGTGGCGCTCACGGTGGCCGCGCTGCGGCTGCGGGCCCGGCGGCCGGACGTCTTCGGTGACGCGGCGACGTACGCGCCGCTGTCCGCCGAGGGTCCCGCGGCCGGGCACTGCCTGGCGTTCGTCCGGTCCGGTGACGTGATCACGGCGGTCACCCGGCTGTCGCTGCGGCTCGCGGAGGCCGGCGGCTGGGGCGACACCCGGCTCGCGCTCCCCGAGGGGCGCTGGGCCGACGTGCTCTCCCCGGACGCCCCGGAGCGGGTGTTCACCGGCCACGCACGCGTGGCGGACCTCTTCGGGCGATCGCCTGCGGTCCTGCTGGAGCGGGTCGGCGCAGCCGGACCTGCAGGGTCCGCGGCGAGCGGCTGA
- a CDS encoding cytochrome P450, whose product MLCPHGLPGEGAPAAPRAAPSPPAGPPSERPPPPSAPSGHPSDGPPAASPTVPTEPPPPARGGPYLPPPLRAAPADSAPSLLDPGTERDPYPLYRTLRGRFPLLYDEPFDAWLISRYADVRAALADPRLAAPEPGPALAHLDTGAPDAHRALVSPAFQDGASAALAAGVERAAYVLALRLADRQDVDLVAEFCQWLPTAAVVSALGLPYEATARVHSLCRAGLDHLGGHHPALADLLGLHIARRRAHPGDDLLSLLCTARTDGRPLTDEAVTGVAGVLLGAGGGTTARALATFLANLLDHPGQLDAIRDRPELADGAWAESLRRDPPLHVVPRRALETIGPIPAGATVACLLGAAGRDPRRFADPDRYDAFRADPGTLAYGSGRHFCPGTSLARLTAVHGLRALLDVLPHLRRVPGDRPPAEGLVSRSPRTLQVRLRRPAPAGPQAIARRGPPRVRGR is encoded by the coding sequence GTGCTCTGTCCCCACGGCCTTCCCGGCGAAGGCGCCCCGGCCGCCCCGCGAGCCGCCCCGTCCCCGCCGGCCGGCCCGCCGTCGGAGCGTCCGCCTCCACCGTCGGCGCCCTCCGGACACCCGTCGGACGGGCCGCCGGCGGCCTCGCCCACCGTCCCGACGGAGCCGCCGCCTCCCGCGCGAGGAGGCCCGTACCTACCCCCGCCGCTCCGGGCCGCGCCCGCGGACAGCGCGCCGAGCCTGCTCGACCCCGGCACCGAACGCGACCCCTACCCCCTCTACCGCACCCTGCGCGGGCGCTTCCCCCTGCTGTACGACGAGCCGTTCGACGCCTGGCTGATCAGCCGGTACGCCGACGTGCGCGCCGCCCTCGCCGACCCCCGGCTCGCCGCTCCGGAGCCCGGCCCCGCCCTGGCCCACCTGGACACCGGCGCGCCCGACGCCCACCGGGCCCTCGTGTCCCCGGCGTTCCAGGACGGCGCGTCCGCCGCCCTGGCCGCCGGCGTCGAACGCGCCGCGTACGTCCTGGCCCTGCGCCTGGCCGACCGTCAGGACGTCGATCTGGTGGCCGAGTTCTGCCAGTGGCTGCCCACCGCGGCGGTCGTCTCCGCCCTCGGGCTGCCGTACGAGGCCACCGCGCGCGTGCACTCCCTGTGCCGGGCGGGCCTCGACCACCTCGGGGGCCACCACCCCGCACTGGCGGACCTGCTGGGCCTCCACATCGCCCGCCGCCGCGCCCACCCCGGCGACGATCTGCTGTCCCTGCTGTGCACGGCCCGGACCGACGGGCGGCCGCTCACCGACGAGGCCGTGACCGGTGTGGCCGGGGTCCTGCTGGGCGCGGGCGGCGGCACCACCGCGCGGGCCCTCGCCACGTTCCTCGCCAACCTCCTCGACCACCCGGGCCAGCTGGACGCGATCCGGGACCGCCCCGAGCTGGCGGACGGCGCCTGGGCCGAGTCGCTGCGCCGCGATCCGCCGCTGCACGTGGTGCCGCGCCGGGCGCTGGAGACGATCGGCCCGATCCCCGCCGGCGCCACCGTGGCCTGCCTGCTCGGCGCCGCGGGGCGCGACCCGCGGCGGTTCGCCGACCCCGACCGCTACGACGCCTTCCGCGCCGACCCGGGCACCCTCGCGTACGGCTCGGGGCGGCACTTCTGCCCGGGCACCTCACTCGCCCGGCTGACCGCGGTGCACGGACTGCGGGCCCTGCTCGACGTCCTGCCGCACCTCCGCCGGGTCCCGGGGGACCGGCCCCCGGCGGAGGGACTGGTCAGCCGCTCGCCGCGGACCCTGCAGGTCCGGCTGCGCCGACCCGCTCCAGCAGGACCGCAGGCGATCGCCCGAAGAGGTCCGCCACGCGTGCGTGGCCGGTGA
- a CDS encoding M14 family zinc carboxypeptidase, with product MSHLPELRYPSVTEIVTSARALAAHRPDLCVLRQVGVSRGGRPLHLLSVGHARRAVLVVAGAHANEPTGGSTLLHLAERTLLQRELRRDTSWHFLLCADPDGASLHVTPAPRTLLDYHLGFFRPAGPEQPEWSPSVLPPDRLPPETRALTRVIDELRPYLQVTLHGTDLGGSWVQLTKDIPGLAEPFAKSAAELHIPVETAASDAAGWPASGPGVHVMPAPGSDTAYPSMPDDARHSTWYHAHRYGGLTAVVEVPMWASDLVDDPAPHPDPAAALRRLARRLLTDAVQVEAVLGRAAPRLPGPDGPLLRAAKWALELVPGLAGDWSQAPPADLTMAYVGSVDAFGRRLPLRAASMLLRVLQEADDSEVPLLADLVASWSEAFAERFRARWVPLENQVEHQARTVVAAARHARDSAA from the coding sequence GTGAGTCACCTGCCGGAGTTGCGCTACCCCAGTGTGACCGAAATCGTCACGTCCGCACGGGCGTTGGCGGCCCACCGACCGGACCTGTGTGTCCTCAGGCAGGTGGGCGTCTCCCGCGGGGGAAGACCCCTCCACCTGCTGTCGGTCGGGCACGCGCGGCGCGCGGTCCTCGTCGTCGCGGGTGCCCACGCGAACGAACCGACCGGTGGTTCGACGTTGTTGCATCTGGCCGAACGCACGCTCCTCCAGCGGGAGTTGCGCAGGGACACCTCGTGGCACTTCCTGCTCTGCGCGGACCCGGACGGGGCGAGCCTGCATGTGACGCCCGCTCCGCGCACGCTCCTCGACTACCACCTGGGCTTCTTCCGTCCCGCGGGTCCCGAGCAGCCGGAGTGGTCGCCCTCCGTGCTGCCGCCCGACCGGCTGCCGCCGGAGACCCGCGCGCTCACCCGGGTCATCGACGAACTGCGGCCCTACCTCCAGGTGACCCTGCACGGGACCGATCTGGGCGGCAGCTGGGTGCAGTTGACCAAGGACATCCCCGGTCTCGCCGAGCCGTTCGCCAAGTCGGCCGCCGAGCTGCACATACCCGTCGAGACGGCCGCGTCGGACGCGGCGGGCTGGCCCGCCTCGGGGCCCGGGGTGCACGTGATGCCGGCGCCCGGCTCGGACACCGCGTACCCGAGCATGCCGGACGACGCGCGGCACAGCACCTGGTACCACGCCCACCGCTACGGCGGTCTGACGGCGGTCGTCGAGGTGCCGATGTGGGCGAGCGACCTGGTCGACGATCCGGCGCCGCACCCCGATCCCGCCGCGGCGCTGCGCCGGCTGGCCCGTCGGCTGCTGACGGACGCGGTGCAGGTGGAGGCGGTGCTCGGGCGGGCCGCGCCCCGGCTGCCGGGACCCGACGGTCCGCTGCTGCGGGCCGCGAAGTGGGCGCTGGAGTTGGTGCCCGGCCTCGCCGGGGACTGGTCGCAGGCTCCCCCGGCGGACCTGACGATGGCGTACGTGGGCAGCGTCGACGCGTTCGGCCGGCGTCTTCCGCTGCGGGCCGCGTCGATGCTGCTGCGGGTCCTCCAGGAGGCCGACGACTCCGAGGTTCCGCTGCTCGCGGATCTGGTCGCCTCCTGGAGCGAGGCCTTCGCCGAGCGGTTCCGGGCGCGCTGGGTGCCGTTGGAGAACCAGGTCGAGCACCAGGCCCGTACGGTCGTCGCGGCGGCCCGCCACGCGCGCGACAGCGCCGCCTGA